The following proteins come from a genomic window of Helicobacter pylori:
- a CDS encoding DEAD/DEAH box helicase family protein, with protein MAKKKDLTTDNEIFVAQKLAEEELNINEINDPLEMLDFKSFDSNKELLDYQQQALINAFRMLIAYFRDFKENKKEFYAFYQKHYSFANCDFAKKKLNDLLKNSFKVENGCVRFENFINRLAFYMATGSGKTIVIIKLVELLSVAMGMGLIPKKNIMFFSANEHLIKQFEKEIEKYNRNKDYSKQIDFKNLKSVKNKDFYRASKDFFQKIALFYYRTDLMNDEESKENLLNYKDCWDNGENYVILDEAHKGNKTESKRQAIFSLLSLKGFLFNFSATFTEESDLITAVYNLSVGEWVKLGYGKESVLLKKNNLNAFKELKDLNDREKEIALLKALLLLGMQKRYKTEGYFHDPLMLVFTHSVNVENSDAEIFFKTLARVIENDDESDFLKAKDDLLEELKKPEFLFSDGKDQNYKIEVFKESLNDMDFKGLKEEVFYAGNGHIEVIINPKNNQEIAFKLNTSDKVFCLIRIGDITEWIHEKLKSVKVVSKNLSFKEESYFSQIDKSSINILVGSRTFDTGWDSTRPSVILFLNIGLDDDAKKLVKQSFGRGVRIESVKNQRQRLAYLEIDEAIKKNLKPNAAMLETLFVIPTNHASLEAILKFQKESESGGENRGSWREIKLEKTPIEHALFVPCYRKEQTNALKISPSASFKMSEKNFKDLKEYFHLMSEKHFILKHEIYDPKDYALLKDLIQTAHFKKVSTWHYKDLDYMISEIKGKLYPNQKVPKDEFNALDNEKIVHFKRVKVKADKKEKLIQTIQEVKEYAPLDKETLRMKIAQGEIDPYDTEKHKQNKTFKLEDAELLKLKEHYYTPLIKAKNCDWLKHVVKVKSESDFLEELLKITETLQENYDFWAFSKIDEHLDNLFIPYIDNGATERKFFPDFIFWLQKGGTQIICFIDPKGSKHTDYEHKADAYKLFKDKIFNPKDDPHFKIKVVLKFYGNKDGVGERYRNDWIKEGELKDFFLKQLA; from the coding sequence ATGGCAAAGAAAAAAGATTTAACCACCGATAACGAAATTTTTGTCGCTCAAAAACTCGCTGAAGAGGAATTGAATATTAACGAGATTAACGATCCGTTAGAAATGCTAGACTTTAAAAGCTTTGATAGCAATAAGGAGCTTTTAGATTACCAACAGCAAGCTTTGATCAACGCTTTTAGAATGCTTATTGCTTATTTTAGGGATTTCAAAGAAAATAAAAAAGAATTTTACGCATTTTATCAAAAACATTATTCATTCGCCAATTGCGATTTCGCTAAAAAGAAACTCAACGATTTGTTGAAGAACTCTTTTAAGGTAGAAAATGGTTGCGTGCGTTTTGAAAATTTTATCAACCGCCTAGCCTTTTACATGGCCACAGGGAGCGGTAAAACGATTGTCATCATCAAACTGGTAGAGCTTTTAAGCGTGGCTATGGGAATGGGTTTGATCCCTAAGAAAAATATCATGTTTTTTAGTGCGAACGAGCATTTAATCAAGCAATTTGAAAAAGAAATTGAAAAATACAACCGCAATAAAGACTATTCCAAACAAATTGATTTCAAAAACCTTAAAAGCGTTAAGAATAAGGATTTTTACCGCGCTTCAAAAGATTTTTTTCAAAAAATCGCTCTTTTTTATTACCGCACGGATTTAATGAATGATGAAGAAAGCAAGGAAAACCTCTTAAATTATAAGGATTGTTGGGATAATGGGGAAAATTATGTGATTTTAGATGAAGCGCATAAGGGGAACAAGACTGAGAGCAAAAGGCAGGCGATTTTTAGTCTGCTGTCTTTAAAGGGGTTTTTATTCAATTTTAGCGCCACTTTCACCGAAGAGAGCGATCTCATCACTGCGGTGTATAATTTGAGCGTGGGCGAGTGGGTGAAGCTTGGCTATGGTAAAGAGTCTGTTTTGTTGAAGAAAAACAACTTAAACGCTTTTAAGGAATTGAAAGATTTAAACGATAGGGAAAAAGAAATCGCTCTTTTAAAGGCGTTATTGCTTTTAGGCATGCAAAAACGCTATAAAACAGAAGGCTATTTTCATGACCCTTTAATGCTCGTGTTCACGCATTCTGTGAATGTGGAAAACAGCGATGCGGAAATCTTTTTTAAAACTTTAGCGCGAGTGATTGAAAACGATGATGAAAGCGATTTTTTAAAGGCTAAAGACGATTTATTAGAGGAATTAAAGAAACCGGAATTCCTTTTTAGCGATGGCAAAGATCAAAACTATAAAATTGAGGTTTTTAAAGAAAGTTTAAACGATATGGATTTTAAAGGCTTAAAAGAAGAAGTTTTTTATGCCGGTAACGGGCATATTGAAGTCATTATTAACCCTAAAAACAACCAAGAAATCGCTTTCAAGCTCAACACAAGCGATAAAGTCTTTTGCTTGATTAGAATAGGCGATATTACAGAATGGATCCATGAAAAATTAAAGAGCGTGAAAGTGGTGAGTAAGAATTTGAGCTTTAAAGAAGAGAGCTATTTCAGCCAGATTGATAAGAGCAGTATCAATATTTTAGTGGGGTCTCGCACTTTTGACACCGGCTGGGATAGCACAAGGCCTAGCGTGATTTTATTTTTAAATATAGGGCTTGATGATGACGCTAAAAAGTTGGTGAAACAATCTTTTGGCAGGGGCGTAAGGATTGAAAGCGTCAAAAACCAACGCCAAAGGTTAGCGTATTTAGAGATAGATGAAGCTATTAAAAAAAACTTGAAACCAAACGCTGCAATGCTGGAAACGCTTTTTGTGATACCCACCAACCATGCAAGCCTTGAAGCGATTTTAAAGTTCCAAAAAGAGAGCGAAAGTGGGGGCGAGAATAGAGGTTCTTGGCGTGAAATCAAATTAGAAAAAACGCCCATAGAGCATGCCTTGTTTGTGCCTTGCTACCGAAAAGAACAAACCAACGCTCTTAAAATTTCTCCAAGCGCTTCGTTTAAAATGAGCGAAAAAAATTTTAAGGATTTAAAAGAGTATTTTCATTTAATGAGTGAAAAGCATTTTATTTTAAAGCATGAAATTTATGACCCTAAAGATTACGCGCTGTTAAAAGATTTGATACAAACAGCGCATTTTAAAAAGGTATCAACTTGGCATTATAAAGATTTAGATTACATGATTTCTGAAATTAAAGGCAAGCTATACCCCAATCAAAAAGTGCCTAAAGACGAGTTTAACGCCCTAGATAACGAGAAAATCGTGCATTTTAAAAGGGTTAAAGTTAAGGCGGATAAAAAAGAAAAATTGATTCAAACCATCCAAGAAGTGAAAGAGTATGCGCCTTTGGATAAAGAAACTCTAAGAATGAAAATCGCACAAGGCGAGATCGATCCTTATGATACAGAAAAACACAAACAGAACAAAACATTTAAGCTAGAGGATGCAGAGCTGTTAAAACTCAAAGAGCATTACTACACCCCTTTAATTAAAGCCAAAAACTGCGATTGGCTTAAGCATGTGGTTAAAGTAAAGAGCGAGAGCGATTTTTTAGAAGAGTTGTTAAAGATTACAGAAACGCTGCAAGAAAACTATGATTTTTGGGCGTTCAGCAAGATTGATGAGCATTTAGACAATTTGTTTATCCCTTATATAGACAACGGCGCTACAGAAAGGAAATTTTTCCCTGATTTTATCTTTTGGCTACAAAAAGGTGGCACGCAGATCATTTGCTTCATTGATCCTAAAGGGAGCAAACACACTGATTACGAACATAAGGCAGATGCGTATAAACTTTTTAAAGATAAAATTTTTAACCCTAAAGACGATCCCCATTTCAAAATCAAAGTGGTTTTAAAATTTTATGGAAATAAGGATGGTGTGGGGGAGCGTTATAGAAATGATTGGATTAAAGAAGGGGAATTAAAAGATTTTTTTCTAAAACAATTAGCCTGA
- the crdR gene encoding copper response regulator transcription factor CrdR: MQKKIFLLEDDYLLSESIKEFLEHLGYEVVCAFNGKEAYERLSVERFNLLLLDVQVPEMNSLELFKRIKNDFLISTPVIFITALQDNTTLKNAFNLGASDYLKKPFDLDELEARIKRFFNDDPIEIMPNIFYHQHSLNIKGKKEILAPKTAQLLEYFLEHKGQIISSQALENNLWEQAIDDSTLRTYIKVLRKLLGKNCIETHKGVGYRFNPL, encoded by the coding sequence ATGCAAAAAAAGATTTTTTTACTAGAAGATGATTACCTTTTAAGCGAGAGTATCAAGGAGTTTTTGGAGCATTTGGGCTATGAAGTGGTTTGCGCTTTTAATGGGAAAGAGGCTTATGAAAGGCTTTCGGTTGAACGCTTCAACCTCTTGCTTTTAGACGTGCAAGTGCCTGAAATGAATAGCTTGGAATTATTCAAGCGCATCAAAAACGATTTTTTAATCTCTACGCCTGTGATTTTTATCACCGCCTTGCAGGATAATACTACCTTAAAAAACGCTTTTAATTTAGGAGCGAGCGATTATTTGAAAAAGCCTTTTGATTTGGACGAATTAGAAGCGCGCATTAAAAGGTTTTTCAATGATGATCCCATAGAAATCATGCCTAACATTTTTTATCACCAACACTCTTTAAATATTAAAGGGAAAAAGGAAATCCTAGCGCCCAAAACCGCACAACTTTTAGAATACTTTTTAGAGCATAAAGGGCAAATCATCAGCTCTCAAGCGTTAGAAAACAACTTATGGGAGCAAGCGATTGATGATTCCACCTTACGCACTTACATTAAAGTGTTGCGCAAGCTTTTGGGGAAAAATTGCATAGAAACGCATAAGGGGGTGGGCTATCGCTTTAACCCACTATGA
- the crdS gene encoding copper-sensing histidine kinase CrdS yields the protein MRGWAIALTHYEKKSLKLFLGTYLGSSFVLMLVISVLAFNYEKNEKIKMIRMDMDKMASKIASEVIALHMQTHGDYQNALNALISRYKDASIALFDSKKRVLYSNIPESANLIKNHKEAGFFSFKGEYYLFSDETFAHLGVAKMLFKNSKPLHFSSLYRNIVLVFVVAFLCVIGVSVFLGRLFLKPIRNEITRIDHFLKNTTHELNTPMSALVLSLKTLEDSQQHRRIKIAIQRMSFLYRSLSYLVMQDIEHESFVLLDLKALIIKENTLFSEMIDYHKLEFKSDLVGVELKAKEQDFISLYSNLLMNAIKYSVMHGYIHIELTHGFLKVKNLGYEIPKDKIKELSVRYARFNSSVLGYGIGLDLVKKVCEKYKMRLEIHSEPSLKGSFHENSFCIHFQG from the coding sequence ATAAGGGGGTGGGCTATCGCTTTAACCCACTATGAAAAAAAATCCCTCAAGCTCTTTTTGGGGACTTATTTAGGCTCTTCGTTTGTGTTAATGCTGGTGATTAGCGTTTTAGCGTTTAATTATGAAAAAAACGAAAAAATCAAAATGATACGCATGGACATGGACAAAATGGCTTCTAAGATCGCTAGTGAAGTGATTGCCCTACACATGCAAACGCATGGGGATTACCAAAACGCTTTAAACGCTCTCATATCACGCTATAAAGACGCTTCCATAGCCCTTTTTGATAGTAAAAAGCGTGTTTTATATTCTAATATCCCTGAAAGCGCAAATTTGATTAAGAACCATAAAGAAGCGGGCTTTTTTAGTTTTAAGGGGGAATATTACTTATTCAGCGATGAAACTTTCGCCCATTTAGGCGTGGCTAAAATGCTTTTTAAAAATTCTAAACCCCTTCATTTTTCTTCTTTGTATCGTAATATTGTTTTAGTGTTTGTCGTAGCGTTTTTATGCGTGATAGGGGTTTCTGTGTTTTTAGGGCGTTTGTTTTTAAAGCCCATTAGGAATGAAATCACGCGCATCGATCATTTTTTAAAAAACACCACGCATGAATTAAACACCCCCATGAGCGCTTTAGTCTTGTCTTTAAAAACCCTAGAAGACAGCCAACAACACCGCCGCATTAAAATCGCTATCCAGCGCATGAGTTTTTTATACCGCTCGCTCTCTTATTTAGTGATGCAAGATATTGAGCACGAATCCTTTGTGCTTTTGGACTTAAAAGCCTTAATTATTAAAGAAAACACGCTTTTTAGCGAGATGATAGACTACCACAAGCTGGAATTTAAAAGCGATCTAGTGGGAGTGGAATTGAAGGCTAAAGAACAGGATTTTATTTCGCTTTATAGCAATTTGCTCATGAATGCGATCAAATACAGCGTCATGCATGGGTATATCCACATAGAGCTAACGCACGGGTTTTTGAAAGTGAAAAATTTAGGGTATGAAATCCCTAAAGACAAGATTAAAGAATTAAGCGTTCGTTACGCGCGTTTCAATTCTAGCGTGTTGGGTTATGGTATAGGGTTGGATTTAGTGAAAAAAGTGTGTGAAAAGTATAAAATGCGTTTAGAAATTCATAGCGAACCCTCTTTAAAGGGATCGTTTCATGAAAATTCGTTCTGTATTCATTTTCAAGGATAA
- a CDS encoding NAD(P)H-hydrate dehydratase has product MLSVYEKVDALDKRALEEWLLSEDILMENAAMALERAVLQNASLGAKVIILCGSGDNGGDGYALARRLVGRFRTLVFEMKLAKSPMCQLQKERAKKVGVVIKAWEDNHKDLECDVLIDCVVGSNFKGELEPFLDFESLSQKARFKIACDIPSGIDSKGRVDKRAFKADTTISMGAIKSCLLSDRAKDYVGELKVGHLGVFNQVYEIPTETFLLEKSDLKLPLRDRKNAHKGDYGHAHVLLGKHSGAGLLSALSALSFGSGVVSVQALECEITSNNKPLELVFCENFPNPLSAFALGMGLEGFPKDFNKWLELAPCVLDAGVFYHKEILQALEKEVILTPHPKEFLSLLKSVGINISMLELLDNKLEIARNFSQKYPRVVLLLKGANTLIAHQGRTFINNLGSVALAKAGSGDVLAGLIVSLLSQNYTPLDAAINASLAHALAGLEFKNNYALTPLDLIEKIKRL; this is encoded by the coding sequence ATGCTTTCAGTGTATGAAAAAGTGGATGCCCTAGACAAAAGGGCGCTTGAAGAATGGCTTTTAAGCGAAGACATTCTAATGGAAAACGCCGCTATGGCTTTAGAAAGGGCGGTTTTACAAAACGCTTCTTTAGGCGCTAAGGTCATTATCCTTTGTGGGAGTGGGGATAATGGGGGCGATGGCTATGCGTTAGCCAGGCGTTTAGTGGGGCGTTTTAGAACGCTAGTTTTTGAAATGAAATTAGCCAAAAGCCCCATGTGCCAATTGCAAAAAGAAAGGGCTAAAAAAGTGGGGGTAGTCATCAAAGCATGGGAAGACAATCATAAAGATTTGGAATGCGATGTTTTAATAGATTGCGTGGTAGGGAGTAACTTTAAAGGCGAATTAGAGCCGTTTTTAGACTTTGAAAGCCTTTCTCAAAAAGCGCGCTTTAAAATCGCTTGCGACATTCCTAGCGGGATCGATTCTAAAGGCAGGGTGGATAAGAGGGCGTTTAAAGCGGATACGACTATCAGCATGGGCGCTATCAAATCATGCTTATTAAGCGATAGGGCTAAAGACTATGTAGGGGAATTGAAAGTGGGGCATTTGGGGGTTTTTAATCAAGTTTATGAGATCCCAACAGAGACTTTTTTACTAGAAAAAAGCGATCTGAAACTGCCCTTAAGGGATAGAAAAAACGCTCATAAGGGCGATTATGGGCATGCGCATGTGCTTTTGGGTAAGCATAGTGGGGCGGGATTATTGAGCGCTTTAAGCGCGTTAAGTTTTGGATCTGGGGTGGTGAGCGTTCAAGCGTTAGAATGCGAGATAACTTCTAATAACAAGCCTTTAGAATTGGTTTTTTGTGAAAATTTCCCTAACCCATTAAGCGCGTTCGCTCTTGGCATGGGGTTAGAGGGTTTTCCAAAGGATTTTAACAAGTGGCTTGAATTAGCCCCATGCGTTTTAGATGCGGGCGTTTTTTACCATAAAGAGATATTGCAAGCTTTGGAAAAAGAAGTGATTTTAACCCCTCACCCTAAAGAGTTTTTATCGTTGTTAAAATCAGTGGGGATCAATATAAGCATGCTAGAATTATTAGACAATAAACTAGAAATCGCAAGGAATTTTTCTCAAAAATACCCCAGGGTGGTTTTGCTTTTAAAGGGGGCTAATACCCTAATCGCTCATCAAGGGCGAACTTTTATCAACAATTTAGGGAGCGTGGCTTTAGCCAAAGCAGGCAGTGGCGATGTGTTAGCGGGGCTGATTGTAAGCCTACTTTCTCAAAATTATACGCCTTTAGACGCCGCTATTAACGCAAGCCTAGCGCACGCCCTAGCGGGTTTGGAATTTAAGAATAATTACGCTTTAACGCCCTTAGATTTGATAGAAAAGATCAAACGACTATAA